From the Chryseobacterium fluminis genome, the window GACTGCAATATAACAGAATCAGAACATTGCTGTTAGGATTGGTAAACCATACCCTTACTGAAGATGCCAATACCGAGTACGTCGTAAAAGTAGGGTACATCATCAGAAACTTCAGACTTGGAACAGCCAATGTAAGAGGAAGAGGAAATGCAAAAGGAAGCGATCTTAATATCAGGGGAGATTTCTCATTGAGAGACAGTAAAACAAGTATTACCAATATACTGTTGGATGATTCTCAGATTACCGGAGGGCAGAAGCTACTGAATGTAAGAGTTTCCGCAGATTATAATGTTTCGGAAAATCTTAACTTAAGAGTATTCTACGAGCAGATGACTTCTAAATACAAAATTTCCACGGCATTCCCGCTGTCAACCATAAGAGCCGGCATTTCAGCGACCTTCACATTTGGTGATTCAGGTGGATTCTAACAAGATTATTAATATAAAAAAATGTCCTTCAATTTTTGGAGGACATTTTTTATACCGGATATTTGAACCTTATGGAATTTTGAATACATTTGTAAAAATAAAAATTTAAAAATGAACACACCATCAGAATTAAAGTACACGAAAGATCACGAATGGATTAAGATCGAAGGTAACGTTGCTACAATTGGTATTACAGACTTTGCACAGGGAGAGCTTGGAGATATCGTTTACGTGGATGTAGATACAGTAGATGATGATTTAGAAGGAGGAGCCGTTTTCGGAAGTGTAGAAGCAGTAAAAACGGTTTCAGACTTATTTTTGCCAGTCGCTGGAAAGGTGATTGAATTTAATTCAGAGTTGGAAGCTCAGCCTGAACTGTTAAATACAGATCCTTATGGAAACGGATGGATCATTAAATTAGAACTTGCTGACGGTGCTGATCATTCAGAATTGCTTTCTGCAGAAGAATACCAAGCTGTCATTGGATAGTATTTCAAAAATATTCAGTAGGATTTTGCCCATTTATTGGGCATTTCTTACTTATATGCTCCTCAGGCCTGGAGAAGAAAACCATGAATATTGGTTTATGTTCAGCGGCATCGATAAAGTTCTGCACCTTGGTATCTTCGCAGCGCTGGGATTCTGCTTTATGGCTGCCTTTCCCAAAATTAGATTTTACTATTTCATTCAGATTATTCTTATCTATGCTTTCCTTACCGAAATCCTTCAGAACGAAATGGGTCTCGGAAGATCGATGGAAGCTCTGGATATCGTAGCAGATATGATCGGCTGTCTTATGGGTTACTATATATATAAAGCCCTGATCAAACGATTTTTTTAATCAAAACAAACATTTGCATGATGAGGTTAGCAATTCCGGGCTTCTCCTTTTTCATCAGGAGCTTAATCAGGCTATCCGCACTCGCTATTTTCGTGAATTCGGGCGGCTTTGCCGCCCGAATTCACGAAAATGAGCTCAGACAAATGCTCCTATCCTGGCTAGGGTAGTGGGCATAAAAGCAATTCCGGCATTCCAATCAGTACAAAATATATATAATAAGGAAAAAACGTTCACCCAAACCTCATAGGTTTTGAAAACCTATGAGGTTTAAAAATAACAGAAAAAATCTTTCCCATTCTCTTCCAGCTATTATTTTTGCTTCTAACTTCTAACTTCTAACTTCTAAAATTAATATTCCACGCACTCAGCTGTTTACCTTTAAATATGAACTCAATATCAATATTATGTTAAATAAATTAGGATGGTATAGGATAAAGAGTGTACTTTTGCGGCACTGAAAAACCAGGAGTAGTTCAGTAGCGCAGAAGAGCTTTAAGGAGCGGAGAATATAAAACTGATATCTACGGATACATGAGATAAAAACTTTTTAATTTTTAGATAATAAAAGTTGCGGAGTTTAAATTTTTTAGTATCTTTGCAGTCCGGTAAAACGGGAGCGCAGGAGTAGAAGGATTGAGGGTTTTAGAGGGGATTAGGGTTAACAAAAAACTTTAAATTTTCTTAAGAAAACATTTGGTCAATTAGAAATTTATTTTTACTTTTGCACACGCAAATACGATAAAGCGAAACGACAGAAATTAGCTAAAGTAGGAGCGGAAGAATAGAGATCATTGAAATACAATATAACAACCAAGTAAGGAAAAACTAAAGCGTCAAAACTTTGAGTGAGTCAGAACAAACATACAATGGAGAGTTTGATCCTGGCTCAGGATGAACGCTAGCGGGAGGCCTAACACATGCAAGCCGAGCGGTATTTGTCTTTCGGGACGAAGAGAGCGGCGTACGGGTGCGGAACACGTGTGCAACCTGCCTTTATCAGGGGGATAGCCTTTCGAAAGGAAGATTAATACCCCATAATATATTAATTGGCATCAATTGATATTGAAAACTACGGTGGATAGAGATGGGCACGCGCAAGATTAGATAGTTGGTAGGGTAACGGCCTACCAAGTCAGTGATCTTTAGGGGGCCTGAGAGGGTGATCCCCCACACTGGTACTGAGACACGGACCAGACTCCTACGGGAGGCAGCAGTGAGGAATATTGGACAATGGGTTAGCGCCTGATCCAGCCATCCCGCGTGAAGGACGACGGCCCTATGGGTTGTAAACTTCTTTTGTATAGGGATAAACCTACTCTCGTGAGAGTAGCTGAAGGTACTATACGAATAAGCACCGGCTAACTCCGTGCCAGCAGCCGCGGTAATACGGAGGGTGCAAGCGTTATCCGGATTTATTGGGTTTAAAGGGTCCGTAGGCTGATCTGTAAGTCAGTGGTGAAATCTCACAGCTCAACTGTGAAACTGCCATTGATACTGCAGGTCTTGAGTAAGGTAGAAGTGGCTGGAATAAGTAGTGTAGCGGTGAAATGCATAGATATTACTTAGAACACCAATTGCGAAGGCAGGTCACTATGTCTTAACTGACGCTGATGGACGAAAGCGTGGGGAGCGAACAGGATTAGATACCCTGGTAGTCCACGCCGTAAACGATGCTAACTCGTTTTTGGGGCTTTATGCTTCAGAGACTAAGCGAAAGTGATAAGTTAGCCACCTGGGGAGTACGTTCGCAAGAATGAAACTCAAAGGAATTGACGGGGGCCCGCACAAGCGGTGGATTATGTGGTTTAATTCGATGATACGCGAGGAACCTTACCAAGGCTTAAATGGGAATTGATCGGTTTAGAAATAGACCTTCCTTCGGGCAATTTTCAAGGTGCTGCATGGTTGTCGTCAGCTCGTGCCGTGAGGTGTTAGGTTAAGTCCTGCAACGAGCGCAACCCCTGTCACTAGTTGCCATCATTAAGTTGGGGACTCTAGTGAGACTGCCTACGCAAGTAGAGAGGAAGGTGGGGATGACGTCAAATCATCACGGCCCTTACGCCTTGGGCCACACACGTAATACAATGGCCGGTACAGAGGGCAGCTACACAGCGATGTGATGCAAATCTCGAAAGCCGGTCTCAGTTCGGATTGGAGTCTGCAACTCGACTCTATGAAGCTGGAATCGCTAGTAATCGCGCATCAGCCATGGCGCGGTGAATACGTTCCCGGGCCTTGTACACACCGCCCGTCAAGCCATGGAAGTCTGGGGTACCTGAAGTCGGTGACCGTAACAGGAGCTGCCTAGGGTAAAACAGGTAACTAGGGCTAAGTCGTAACAAGGTAGCCGTACCGGAAGGTGCGGCTGGAACATCTCATTTTAGAGTCTCGTTTTCGGACGAGAATAAACAAAATTAAGGTACTTCAATGTACCATGCACTTACTTAAAGCGAAGCTTTAGTTTTTTATTTGGTTGCTATATATATAAAAATACACACCCACTAGAGATTAGTAACAGGGAACAAGAGATTTTAGATTATAAATTATAAATTTTAGATTTAAAAGTTATTTAAAATTTTCAATTTAAGATTTAAAATTATAACGAAGTCTCGTAGCTCAGCTGGTTAGAGCGCTACACTGATAATGTAGAGGTCGGCAGTTCGAGCCTGCCCGAGACTACTAATTGAAGGGAATTGCAGATTTTAAATTATAGATTTTAGATTATAACATATTGTTTTCATTTAAAATTTATCATTTAGAATTTAAAATTTCTACTAGAGGGGGAATTAGCTCAGCTGGCTAGAGCGCCTGCCTTGCACGCAGGAGGTCAAGGGTTCGACTCCCTTATTCTCCACGTATTGTATGGTGTACGGTAAGTACATACGTATGATGTATGAGGGTAATTTTACGGAAATGTATATTCTACATAATGACGGAGCCGTCATTAGTACATATTTCGGGATTACATGATTACAAGATTTAAGATCATTGACATTAACGGTAAAGACATCACAAAGAGAAAACCGAGCACTTATAAGTGCTTGAGTAACCTAAAAATAGGAAAGAAATCGTTAAGGGCGTATGGCGGATGCCTAGGCTTTCAGAGGCGAAGAAGGACGTGGTAAGCTGCGAAAAGCTCGGGGGATTGGCACACACGAATAGATCCCGAGATGTCCGAATGGGGCAACCCGGCATGTTGAAGACATGTCATCTTGATGTTTACATTAAGAAGCAAACCCGGAGAACTGAAACATCTAAGTACCCGGAGGAAAAGAAATCGAAGAGATTCCGTAAGTAGTGGCGAGCGAAAGCGGATTAGCCCAAAAGTCTTTATATATTTAGAAGAACGTACTGGAAAGTGCGGCCGTAGACGGTGATAGCCCGGTATTCG encodes:
- the gcvH gene encoding glycine cleavage system protein GcvH, with translation MNTPSELKYTKDHEWIKIEGNVATIGITDFAQGELGDIVYVDVDTVDDDLEGGAVFGSVEAVKTVSDLFLPVAGKVIEFNSELEAQPELLNTDPYGNGWIIKLELADGADHSELLSAEEYQAVIG
- a CDS encoding VanZ family protein; this encodes MPIYWAFLTYMLLRPGEENHEYWFMFSGIDKVLHLGIFAALGFCFMAAFPKIRFYYFIQIILIYAFLTEILQNEMGLGRSMEALDIVADMIGCLMGYYIYKALIKRFF